The following are from one region of the Phycisphaeraceae bacterium genome:
- a CDS encoding S9 family peptidase, with protein MTLFVRILTLALLIIPSIAWGGGMTLQQIADLREVGAAVVSPDGSTVAYTSIIPRRIPAEKDGAPWTELHLIGSDGVSKPYITGQVNISAIGWTPDGSHVAFLAKRGEDKTTRLYAMPVGGGEARVLAHLETDISAYSFSPDFKRVALLAFEPDAPDLKRDRDMGFTQVVFEEDWKPRRLYIVDLGDSPAKGAKDNLVNIEGSLQDVHWSPAGDRLVVSVTPRQLVDDTLMFKRIRIISPEGRVLGRVENPGKLGQIAWSPDGERLAFIATDTVSDTREGRLMVASKNGGQFRNILPDLEGHIWHVGWRDANTVLFISHEGVNARIATIRHDGTGQRTLAPAGGPIWETFSVPKTGGDIVATANAPQHPREAFRLRGPQHTPTRLTNSNPWLSEVALARQEVVTYSARDGLDIEGVLFYPLEYKEGQKYPLVLAVHGGPEAHFSNGWLTRYNLPAHHLSAEGYFTFYQNYRGSTGRGVKFIETSQGRPAKEEFDDLVDGVDHLVERGMVDKDRVGITGGSYGGYATAWGATYYSDRFAAAVMNVGLSDKIAMLGTSDIPQELYLVHYMTWPWENWDLYKEASPIFHVRNAKTPILIMHGDADPRVDPTQSKILYRYLVLQDNPPPVRLVLYKGEGHGNRRAASRYDYSLRLMQWMNHYLKGEGGEMPDHRLDYGLEAKKD; from the coding sequence ATGACCCTGTTCGTTCGCATCCTGACCCTCGCACTGCTGATCATCCCCTCGATCGCGTGGGGTGGGGGTATGACCCTGCAGCAGATCGCCGACCTTCGCGAGGTCGGCGCCGCCGTCGTCAGCCCGGACGGCTCAACGGTCGCGTACACGTCCATCATCCCGCGGCGCATCCCCGCTGAGAAGGACGGGGCGCCCTGGACCGAGCTGCACCTGATCGGCTCCGACGGCGTGTCGAAGCCCTACATCACCGGCCAGGTCAACATCAGCGCGATCGGCTGGACGCCCGACGGCTCGCACGTCGCCTTCCTCGCGAAACGCGGCGAGGACAAGACCACGCGTCTCTACGCGATGCCCGTCGGCGGCGGCGAGGCGCGGGTCCTCGCCCACCTCGAAACCGACATCAGCGCGTACTCCTTCAGCCCCGACTTCAAGCGCGTCGCGCTGCTCGCCTTCGAGCCCGACGCGCCAGACCTGAAGCGCGATCGCGACATGGGCTTCACCCAGGTCGTCTTCGAGGAAGACTGGAAGCCGCGCCGCCTCTACATCGTGGATCTCGGCGACTCTCCCGCGAAGGGCGCCAAGGACAACCTCGTCAATATCGAGGGCTCGCTGCAGGATGTGCACTGGTCTCCCGCCGGCGACCGGCTGGTCGTCAGCGTGACGCCGCGCCAGCTCGTCGACGACACGCTGATGTTCAAGCGCATCCGGATCATCTCACCCGAGGGGCGCGTGCTCGGCCGGGTCGAGAACCCCGGCAAGCTCGGGCAGATCGCCTGGAGCCCCGACGGCGAGCGCCTCGCGTTCATCGCGACGGACACGGTCTCCGACACCCGAGAGGGGCGCCTGATGGTCGCCTCGAAGAACGGCGGGCAGTTCCGCAACATCCTGCCCGATCTCGAGGGGCACATCTGGCATGTCGGCTGGCGCGACGCGAACACGGTGCTCTTCATCAGCCACGAGGGCGTGAACGCGCGCATCGCCACCATCCGGCACGACGGAACCGGTCAGCGCACGCTCGCGCCCGCCGGGGGTCCGATCTGGGAAACCTTCAGCGTTCCCAAGACCGGTGGCGACATCGTCGCGACCGCCAACGCGCCGCAGCACCCGCGCGAGGCCTTCCGCCTCCGCGGCCCGCAGCACACGCCGACACGGCTCACTAACTCCAACCCGTGGCTCTCCGAGGTCGCGCTCGCGCGCCAGGAAGTCGTCACCTACTCGGCGCGCGACGGCCTCGACATCGAGGGCGTCCTCTTCTATCCGCTCGAGTACAAGGAAGGCCAGAAGTACCCGCTCGTCCTCGCCGTCCACGGCGGGCCCGAGGCGCACTTCTCCAACGGCTGGCTCACCCGCTACAACCTCCCGGCGCACCATCTCTCGGCCGAGGGTTACTTCACCTTCTACCAGAACTATCGCGGCTCCACCGGTCGCGGCGTGAAGTTCATCGAGACCAGCCAGGGCCGACCCGCGAAGGAAGAGTTCGACGACCTCGTCGACGGCGTCGATCACCTCGTCGAGCGAGGCATGGTCGACAAAGACCGCGTCGGCATCACCGGCGGGTCCTACGGCGGGTACGCCACCGCGTGGGGCGCGACCTACTACAGCGACCGCTTCGCCGCCGCCGTCATGAACGTCGGTCTCTCGGACAAGATCGCGATGCTCGGCACTTCCGACATCCCCCAGGAGCTCTACCTCGTCCACTACATGACCTGGCCCTGGGAGAACTGGGATCTCTACAAGGAAGCAAGCCCCATCTTCCACGTGCGCAACGCGAAGACCCCGATCCTGATCATGCACGGCGACGCCGACCCGCGCGTCGACCCCACGCAGTCCAAGATCCTCTACCGCTACCTCGTGCTGCAGGACAACCCGCCCCCGGTGCGCCTCGTGCTCTACAAGGGCGAGGGCCACGGCAACCGTCGCGCCGCGTCGCGTTACGACTACTCCCTCCGGCTCATGCAGTGGATGAACCACTACCTCAAGGGCGAGGGGGGCGAGATGCCCGACCACCGCCTCGACTACGGGCTCGAAGCGAAGAAGGACTGA
- a CDS encoding serine/threonine protein kinase, whose protein sequence is MSSPSEETLFHDARALRGEARGAFLDRACSGDAALRARVEALLLADDAATGFLEPADQDDDLPLERAGDAIGRYRLLDRLGEGGFGTVWRAEQREPLARVVALKVIKLGMDTKQVIARFDAERRALAMMDHPNIARVFDAGATDSGRPYFVMEHIEGLPILEHCRLMRLGLRERLGLFVQACRAIHHAHQKGVIHRDIKPSNILVSLRDAEPIVKVIDFGIAKAVGAELTEMTLVTAHRQIVGTPAYMSPEQASLSGADIDTRSDVYSLGVLLYELLTGATPFDLRDVSGRSLPDMLRMIREQEPPRPSTRLSKTGAASPPIADDPRRLRQMLRGDLDWIVMKCLEKHPDRRYDSASSLAADVERHLRDEPVLAGPPGVAYRSRKFARRHRASVLVAGAVLSLVLLGLAGTTFGLVRAERERQEAEAARVRAQAAEAVALARADELRSVVDFQAEQISGIDTARMGASIRGLLRDEPALRDAETDALAGVNFTNIALRTLDENIFSRAETAIASRFAPESLVRARLLETVATTSHGLGLLERALPMQREAGAIMRAALGSEHADTLRAENTLGRMLMEQGRLDEAEPILHATHDAIARTLGTDDALAFDAQNNLARLLQLRGRLSDAEALFRSCLEGRARALGDDHPDTITARGNLGFNLQEQGRFDEAEPIQRQVLAARLRLQGEEHPRTITAMSNLGFVLRAQGRTDEAERVYRETLDLRRRVQGDLHPDTLIAMNNYGFLLFATGRPGEAMPYFRETFDGNRRVLGLAHQQTLRALNNLGMALNAGGEHAEALALLREGESHARRVWSGPNERILGIYLVKLADAFAGVRSFDDAEGLYLEAYPMLAQGLGASHARTRECAQGLADLYEAWHAASPGEGHDQRIAHWRELAQSRPAQPAQ, encoded by the coding sequence GTGAGCTCGCCCTCCGAGGAAACGCTGTTCCACGACGCGCGTGCGCTGCGCGGCGAGGCGCGCGGCGCGTTCCTCGATCGCGCCTGCTCCGGCGACGCGGCGCTGCGCGCGCGCGTCGAGGCGCTGCTGCTGGCCGACGACGCCGCGACCGGGTTTCTGGAGCCCGCCGACCAGGACGACGACCTTCCCCTCGAGCGCGCCGGCGACGCTATCGGTCGCTACCGGTTGCTCGACCGGCTCGGCGAGGGCGGCTTCGGGACCGTCTGGCGCGCCGAGCAGCGCGAGCCCCTCGCGCGAGTCGTCGCGCTCAAGGTCATCAAGCTCGGGATGGACACCAAGCAGGTCATCGCGCGCTTCGACGCCGAGCGTCGCGCGCTGGCGATGATGGACCACCCCAACATCGCGAGGGTCTTCGACGCCGGCGCGACCGATTCCGGCCGGCCCTACTTCGTGATGGAGCACATCGAGGGCCTGCCGATCCTCGAGCACTGCCGGCTCATGCGCCTGGGCCTGCGCGAGCGGCTCGGGCTGTTCGTGCAGGCGTGCCGCGCGATTCACCACGCGCATCAGAAGGGCGTCATCCACAGGGACATCAAGCCGAGCAACATCCTCGTGTCGCTCAGGGACGCCGAGCCGATCGTCAAGGTCATCGACTTCGGCATCGCGAAAGCGGTCGGCGCGGAACTGACCGAGATGACCCTCGTCACGGCGCACCGGCAGATCGTCGGCACGCCCGCCTATATGAGCCCCGAGCAGGCGTCGCTCTCCGGCGCCGACATCGACACGCGCAGCGACGTCTACTCGCTCGGCGTCCTGCTGTACGAACTGCTGACCGGCGCGACGCCCTTTGACCTGCGCGATGTCTCGGGGCGTTCGCTTCCCGACATGCTGCGCATGATCCGTGAACAGGAGCCGCCCCGCCCGAGCACGCGCCTCTCGAAGACGGGGGCCGCGAGCCCGCCGATCGCGGACGACCCGCGCCGGCTGCGTCAGATGCTCCGGGGCGATCTCGACTGGATCGTCATGAAGTGCCTCGAGAAGCACCCCGACCGGAGGTACGACTCGGCGAGCTCGCTCGCGGCGGACGTCGAGCGCCACCTGCGCGACGAGCCGGTGCTCGCGGGTCCGCCCGGCGTCGCGTATCGCTCACGCAAGTTCGCCAGGCGTCACCGCGCGAGCGTGTTGGTCGCCGGGGCGGTGCTCTCGCTCGTGCTGCTCGGGCTCGCGGGGACGACCTTCGGGCTCGTCCGGGCTGAGCGCGAGCGCCAGGAGGCCGAGGCGGCGCGCGTCCGCGCGCAGGCCGCCGAGGCGGTCGCCCTCGCGCGCGCCGACGAGCTGCGCTCTGTCGTCGATTTCCAAGCCGAGCAGATCTCGGGCATCGACACGGCGCGCATGGGCGCCTCGATCCGCGGGCTCCTGCGCGACGAGCCCGCGCTGCGCGACGCGGAGACCGACGCTCTCGCCGGCGTCAACTTCACCAACATCGCGTTGCGCACGCTCGACGAGAACATCTTCTCCCGGGCCGAGACCGCCATCGCCAGCCGCTTCGCGCCCGAGTCGCTCGTTCGCGCCCGTCTCCTCGAGACGGTCGCGACGACCTCGCACGGGCTCGGGCTGCTCGAGCGGGCGCTGCCGATGCAGCGCGAGGCCGGCGCGATCATGCGCGCTGCCCTCGGCTCCGAACACGCGGACACCCTGCGCGCCGAGAACACCCTCGGGCGGATGCTGATGGAGCAGGGGCGCCTCGACGAGGCCGAGCCGATCCTGCACGCGACGCACGACGCGATCGCGCGCACCCTCGGGACCGACGATGCGCTCGCCTTTGACGCGCAGAACAACCTGGCGCGCCTGCTCCAGCTCCGGGGTCGTCTCAGCGACGCCGAAGCGCTCTTCCGGTCCTGTCTCGAGGGCCGCGCACGGGCGCTGGGCGACGACCACCCCGACACCATCACCGCGCGGGGCAACCTCGGTTTCAACCTGCAGGAGCAGGGACGCTTCGACGAAGCCGAACCGATCCAGCGCCAGGTTCTCGCGGCGCGGCTCCGTCTCCAAGGCGAGGAGCACCCGCGCACCATCACAGCGATGAGCAACCTCGGCTTCGTCCTGCGCGCGCAGGGCAGGACCGACGAGGCGGAGCGCGTCTACCGCGAGACGCTCGACCTGCGCCGGCGCGTGCAGGGCGATCTCCATCCCGACACGCTCATCGCGATGAACAACTACGGCTTCCTCCTCTTCGCCACCGGCCGCCCCGGCGAGGCCATGCCGTACTTCCGCGAGACCTTCGACGGAAACCGGCGCGTCCTCGGCCTCGCGCACCAGCAGACGCTGCGCGCCCTGAACAATCTTGGGATGGCGCTGAACGCCGGCGGCGAGCACGCCGAGGCGCTGGCCCTCCTGCGCGAGGGCGAATCCCACGCCCGGCGCGTCTGGTCGGGGCCGAACGAGCGCATCCTGGGCATCTACCTCGTCAAACTCGCCGACGCGTTCGCCGGCGTGCGTTCCTTCGACGACGCCGAGGGCCTGTACCTCGAGGCGTACCCCATGCTCGCCCAGGGCCTCGGGGCGTCGCACGCCCGCACGCGCGAGTGTGCGCAGGGGCTCGCGGATCTGTATGAGGCCTGGCACGCCGCCAGCCCCGGCGAGGGCCACGACCAGCGCATCGCTCACTGGAGGGAGCTGGCACAGTCCCGGCCCGCACAGCCCGCCCAGTGA
- a CDS encoding sigma-70 family RNA polymerase sigma factor has translation MPDAAITRLLEAHDKGDAQASAALLPAVYDELRRLAQARLASERPGQTLQATALVHEAYLRILGPDADDPGAWAGRGHFFAAAAESMRRILIDRARAKATSKRGGKRARLDLTPEMLTLDEPPAELLDLDDALTRLAQTDPQKAELVKLRFFGGLSIRQAAGVLGISQATADRHWAFARAWLYRELSGEPDA, from the coding sequence ATGCCGGATGCCGCGATCACCAGACTGCTGGAAGCCCACGACAAGGGGGACGCGCAGGCGTCAGCCGCGCTGTTGCCCGCGGTGTACGACGAGCTGCGGCGGCTGGCGCAGGCGCGTCTGGCTTCCGAGCGTCCCGGGCAGACGCTGCAGGCCACGGCGCTCGTCCACGAGGCGTATCTGCGGATCCTGGGACCCGACGCCGACGACCCCGGCGCGTGGGCGGGCCGGGGTCACTTCTTCGCCGCCGCCGCCGAGTCGATGAGACGGATTCTCATCGACCGCGCCCGCGCCAAGGCCACGTCGAAGCGCGGCGGCAAGCGGGCCCGGCTCGACCTCACGCCCGAGATGCTCACCCTCGACGAGCCGCCCGCCGAACTCCTCGACCTCGACGACGCGCTGACCCGCCTGGCCCAGACCGACCCTCAGAAGGCCGAACTCGTCAAACTGCGCTTCTTCGGGGGGCTGTCCATCCGGCAGGCAGCAGGCGTCCTCGGGATCTCGCAGGCCACCGCGGACCGGCACTGGGCCTTCGCGCGCGCCTGGCTCTATCGCGAACTCTCCGGAGAGCCGGACGCGTGA
- a CDS encoding right-handed parallel beta-helix repeat-containing protein, with the protein MKHSMLSFALRALAAAVVSGASLAGGLNPPGGPIGPTMKTLDEIEPRRPIDWLNTPGDADSNFKIIQSGSYYLTGPIIGGSGKSGIKIAASNVTIDLSGFEVRGALGSLHGITVEGVQSHITIRNGTVRNWRSSGISLGSVLGGSNAFGHTIERVLVENNSGRGIIAGRNTMIDACVARNNGSIGIEVGDGSVVRATRSFDNGGNGIETGSGSSVQNSAASRNTGFGIRLGNGCSVSNSSANNNTSSGFWSGVATVFDSCSAFGNGAAGFTASAGSVFESCAARSNSSDGFNASESIYTACSSQENGGDGFRIGSGSSVAGSTATNNAGHGVWANSNNRIADNHVRGNGPDQSTNASIRVEGSGNDIDGNSVANNHYGVRVTGAGNLIRRNVARLCNFNFVFASNNRFGAISAMTGETGFYSSGNSVNGNIGSTDPWANLSFR; encoded by the coding sequence ATGAAGCACTCCATGCTGTCGTTCGCGCTGCGCGCTCTGGCCGCGGCGGTCGTCTCCGGCGCCTCCCTCGCGGGCGGGCTCAACCCGCCCGGCGGGCCCATCGGACCCACGATGAAGACCCTCGACGAGATCGAGCCCCGGCGCCCCATCGACTGGCTCAACACCCCGGGCGACGCCGACTCCAACTTCAAGATCATCCAGTCGGGTTCGTACTACCTGACCGGACCGATCATCGGCGGCTCCGGGAAGAGCGGCATCAAGATCGCCGCCAGCAACGTGACCATCGACCTGTCCGGCTTCGAGGTCCGCGGCGCCCTCGGCTCGCTGCACGGCATCACGGTCGAGGGGGTCCAGTCCCACATCACGATCCGCAACGGCACGGTCCGCAACTGGAGGAGCAGCGGCATCTCCCTCGGCAGCGTGCTGGGCGGTTCGAACGCGTTCGGACACACCATCGAGCGCGTCCTCGTCGAGAACAACTCCGGTCGGGGCATCATCGCCGGAAGGAACACCATGATCGACGCATGCGTCGCTCGGAACAACGGGAGCATCGGCATCGAGGTCGGCGACGGCTCGGTCGTCCGCGCGACACGGTCATTCGACAACGGCGGCAACGGCATCGAGACGGGTTCCGGCTCGTCCGTCCAGAACTCCGCGGCGAGCCGCAACACCGGCTTCGGCATCCGGCTCGGCAACGGGTGCTCGGTGAGCAACTCCAGCGCGAACAACAACACGTCCTCCGGATTCTGGAGCGGCGTGGCCACCGTCTTCGACTCCTGCAGCGCCTTCGGCAACGGGGCCGCCGGGTTCACCGCCAGCGCGGGCTCGGTCTTCGAGTCGTGCGCCGCCCGCAGTAACTCGAGCGACGGGTTCAACGCATCCGAGTCGATCTACACCGCCTGCAGCTCGCAGGAGAACGGCGGCGACGGGTTCCGCATCGGCTCCGGATCGTCCGTCGCCGGCTCCACCGCCACGAACAACGCCGGGCATGGCGTCTGGGCGAACAGCAACAACCGCATCGCCGACAACCATGTCCGGGGCAACGGGCCCGATCAGTCCACCAATGCATCCATCCGCGTCGAGGGCTCCGGCAACGACATCGACGGCAACTCCGTCGCCAACAACCACTACGGCGTACGCGTCACCGGCGCAGGGAACCTCATCCGGCGCAACGTCGCCCGGCTCTGCAACTTCAACTTCGTCTTCGCCTCCAACAACCGATTCGGCGCCATCTCCGCGATGACCGGCGAGACCGGCTTCTACAGCAGCGGCAACAGCGTGAACGGCAACATCGGCTCCACCGACCCCTGGGCCAACCTCAGTTTCCGCTGA
- the mscL gene encoding large-conductance mechanosensitive channel protein MscL — translation MGIFKEFRDFAMRGNVVDMAVGIVIGGAFGTIVRSMVDDVLMPPIGMALGEVDFSELKFYLQRAGTTEDGAQIAEVAIRYGSFINAMISFIIVAFALFIVIKAMNTARARFEKKEDEAKPVAATPEDVLVLREIRDLLQKQG, via the coding sequence ATGGGCATCTTCAAAGAGTTCCGCGACTTCGCCATGCGAGGCAACGTCGTGGACATGGCCGTCGGCATCGTCATCGGCGGGGCGTTCGGCACCATCGTCCGGTCCATGGTGGACGATGTCCTCATGCCCCCCATCGGCATGGCCCTGGGCGAGGTCGACTTCTCGGAACTGAAGTTCTACCTCCAGCGCGCCGGGACGACCGAGGACGGCGCCCAGATCGCCGAGGTCGCGATCCGCTACGGGAGCTTCATCAACGCGATGATCTCCTTCATCATCGTCGCCTTCGCCCTGTTCATCGTCATTAAGGCGATGAACACCGCAAGAGCACGGTTCGAGAAGAAAGAGGACGAGGCCAAACCCGTGGCCGCCACCCCGGAGGATGTCCTGGTCCTTCGTGAGATCCGCGATCTGCTCCAGAAGCAGGGCTGA
- a CDS encoding bifunctional folylpolyglutamate synthase/dihydrofolate synthase, with protein sequence MPRSSAAKPAASSKTTKPRVSTSAKGAPRAKGQGARPAKEARLFASYEDARAYLFARVDLERARLTREHLDKFKLDRMRAIAQKLGDPQDAVRVVHVAGTKGKGSTCAMIASALEGCGYTVGLYTSPHLVDVRERVQINAELVSREDFRDAMDKVAQAAAAVEGKHGEATFFELITALAFVYFADKAVDIAVVEVGLGGRLDATNIVRPDVAIVTEISRDHTQILGETLPEIAREKAGIFKPSGAAITMPQAPGVLEAMREVAEKAGARLEVLGKDIDFSYRFESSADLGPHHRVCVTSPRSNFEHFASPLAGEHQAYNCGLALAAMDKLRERGLETPEGDVAHGLSCTVIPGRMELAWKHPRILLDGAHNAASLGALVKTVGAHVPYDSMVMIFGCASDKDIPAMLEKIDMGADKVIFTRSSLNPRASEPRDLQRRFHEMSGKMSQVESELKGAINLAAKAVTKGDLIVVTGSFYLVGEAKMLLAELAAKKLAGAQGA encoded by the coding sequence ATGCCCAGATCCTCCGCCGCAAAGCCCGCGGCTTCTTCGAAGACAACCAAGCCCCGGGTTTCCACGAGCGCGAAGGGGGCCCCTCGCGCCAAGGGACAGGGGGCTCGCCCCGCCAAGGAGGCCCGGCTTTTCGCGTCCTACGAGGATGCGAGGGCCTACCTCTTCGCGCGCGTCGATCTGGAGCGGGCGCGCCTGACGCGCGAGCACCTCGACAAGTTCAAGCTCGATCGCATGCGCGCCATCGCGCAGAAGCTGGGCGATCCCCAGGACGCCGTGCGCGTCGTCCACGTCGCCGGCACCAAGGGCAAGGGCAGCACCTGCGCGATGATCGCGTCGGCCCTCGAGGGCTGCGGCTACACGGTCGGGCTCTACACCAGCCCCCATCTGGTCGATGTGCGCGAGCGGGTCCAGATCAACGCCGAACTGGTCTCGCGCGAGGATTTCCGCGACGCGATGGACAAGGTGGCCCAGGCCGCCGCCGCCGTCGAGGGCAAGCACGGCGAGGCGACCTTCTTCGAGCTGATCACGGCGCTCGCGTTCGTCTACTTCGCCGACAAGGCGGTCGACATCGCGGTGGTGGAGGTCGGTCTTGGCGGCCGTCTGGACGCGACGAACATCGTTCGCCCGGATGTCGCGATCGTGACCGAGATCAGCCGCGATCACACGCAGATTTTGGGCGAGACGCTGCCCGAGATCGCGCGTGAAAAGGCGGGGATCTTCAAGCCCTCCGGCGCCGCGATCACGATGCCGCAGGCCCCCGGCGTGCTCGAGGCGATGCGCGAAGTCGCCGAGAAGGCCGGCGCGCGTCTCGAGGTGCTGGGCAAGGACATCGACTTCAGCTACCGCTTCGAGAGCAGCGCGGACCTTGGCCCGCACCACCGGGTCTGCGTGACCAGCCCACGGAGCAACTTCGAGCATTTCGCGTCGCCCCTGGCCGGCGAGCACCAGGCGTACAACTGCGGCCTGGCGCTGGCGGCGATGGACAAGCTTCGTGAGCGCGGGCTCGAGACCCCCGAGGGCGACGTCGCCCACGGGCTGTCGTGCACCGTGATCCCCGGCCGGATGGAGCTGGCGTGGAAGCACCCGCGCATCCTGCTCGACGGGGCGCACAACGCGGCGTCGCTCGGCGCACTGGTGAAGACGGTCGGCGCGCACGTCCCCTACGACTCGATGGTGATGATCTTCGGCTGCGCCTCCGACAAGGACATCCCGGCGATGCTCGAGAAGATCGACATGGGCGCCGACAAGGTGATCTTCACCCGGTCCTCGCTCAACCCGCGCGCGTCCGAGCCGCGCGACCTCCAGCGGCGCTTCCACGAGATGTCCGGGAAGATGTCGCAGGTCGAGAGCGAGCTGAAGGGCGCGATCAACCTCGCGGCCAAGGCGGTCACCAAGGGCGACCTGATCGTGGTCACGGGCAGTTTCTATCTGGTCGGCGAGGCCAAGATGCTCCTCGCCGAGCTGGCCGCGAAAAAGCTGGCCGGCGCCCAGGGGGCGTGA
- a CDS encoding MFS transporter: MSNESGGSAVRDGLPFGVTEAADIAPPGERFGSPSGNDRVVVAHMGRAPSVAERANPEVRAVARKRYWLLNASHTLVDVYPIFFVSLIVLLTNRLDLAAWQVATVFALTPIFSGALQPFFAILTDRRDTRICGPLGMFLGAVCISSIGFAQNFWQLIALQIVGVIGTGMYHPIAAALAGQVGTRAIARGRGWALAIFFTFGMLGQAMGAQMAPTIATRYGLESLALLAIPGVIAAVGLHVLLRHVPHRHENHRDLHASIGDAESRKRWRAVLTICAANCLLYTVNIGVFAMLSVWAKSQHPTSTDAATKLHGTLVAFATVGMGLAGLFASRVIRPGKEKWPIVALCVVGALLASSFGFVGDFGVRVGAGTFWAFWPAYAWAAITAVGFFATMPVSIALGQRLLPGRTGLVSSLLMGVGWAFSASAPFIAPLFLGGVSLRDAYMLPKWRIDMGFVGFAALAILAAALYLTIDRKVVERAATE, from the coding sequence GTGAGCAACGAGTCAGGCGGTTCGGCCGTTCGCGACGGGCTTCCGTTCGGGGTAACCGAGGCGGCGGATATCGCCCCGCCCGGCGAGCGTTTCGGCTCGCCCTCCGGCAACGACCGGGTGGTGGTGGCCCACATGGGGCGCGCCCCCAGCGTCGCGGAGCGCGCCAACCCCGAGGTCCGCGCGGTCGCTCGCAAGCGGTACTGGCTGCTCAACGCGTCGCACACGCTCGTCGATGTCTACCCGATCTTCTTCGTCTCGCTGATCGTGCTGCTGACCAACCGGCTCGATCTCGCGGCGTGGCAGGTCGCGACCGTCTTCGCGCTCACGCCGATCTTCTCGGGCGCGCTGCAGCCGTTCTTCGCGATCCTCACCGACCGGCGCGACACGCGCATCTGCGGCCCGCTGGGGATGTTCCTGGGAGCGGTGTGCATCTCGTCGATCGGTTTCGCCCAGAACTTCTGGCAGCTCATCGCGCTCCAGATCGTGGGCGTGATCGGGACCGGGATGTACCACCCCATCGCCGCCGCTCTGGCAGGGCAGGTCGGCACGCGCGCCATCGCGCGCGGGCGCGGGTGGGCTCTGGCGATCTTCTTCACCTTCGGCATGCTCGGGCAGGCGATGGGCGCGCAGATGGCGCCCACCATCGCGACCAGGTACGGGCTCGAGTCGCTCGCGCTGCTGGCGATCCCGGGCGTGATCGCGGCGGTCGGGCTGCATGTCCTGCTGCGCCACGTGCCGCACAGGCACGAGAATCACCGCGACCTGCACGCGTCGATCGGCGACGCGGAATCGAGGAAGCGCTGGCGCGCCGTGCTCACGATCTGCGCCGCGAACTGCCTGCTCTACACGGTGAACATCGGCGTCTTCGCCATGCTCAGCGTGTGGGCGAAGTCGCAGCACCCCACCAGCACCGACGCCGCGACGAAGCTCCACGGCACGCTCGTCGCCTTCGCGACCGTCGGCATGGGCCTGGCCGGCCTCTTCGCGAGCAGGGTGATCCGGCCGGGCAAGGAGAAGTGGCCCATCGTCGCGCTGTGCGTGGTCGGGGCGCTGCTCGCATCGAGCTTCGGGTTCGTGGGCGACTTCGGCGTGCGCGTCGGCGCCGGGACCTTCTGGGCGTTCTGGCCTGCGTACGCGTGGGCCGCGATCACGGCGGTGGGCTTCTTCGCGACGATGCCCGTCAGCATCGCGCTGGGGCAGCGACTGCTGCCAGGGCGAACCGGGCTGGTCTCGAGTCTGCTCATGGGCGTCGGCTGGGCGTTCAGCGCCAGCGCGCCCTTCATCGCACCGCTCTTTCTGGGAGGCGTGTCGCTGCGCGACGCGTACATGCTCCCGAAGTGGCGGATCGACATGGGGTTCGTCGGGTTCGCGGCGCTGGCGATCCTCGCCGCGGCGCTCTACCTGACGATCGATCGCAAGGTCGTCGAGCGGGCGGCGACTGAGTGA
- the apaG gene encoding Co2+/Mg2+ efflux protein ApaG codes for MRTRSGVDRAGRRLGSEAMTDGVRVSVTPAYLPEHSDPLDKRFVFAYRIRITNESERWVKLLSRRWVIVDSLGESQEVTGEGVIGAQPELEPGQSFEYSSYCPLTTPWGTMEGQYTMRRDDGSNFLATIARFFLVAEEDMDPVR; via the coding sequence ATGCGTACTCGAAGCGGAGTGGACCGTGCCGGAAGGCGTCTCGGTTCCGAAGCCATGACGGACGGCGTGCGCGTGAGCGTGACGCCCGCGTATCTCCCGGAGCATTCCGATCCTCTCGACAAGAGGTTCGTGTTCGCGTACCGGATACGCATCACGAACGAGAGCGAACGCTGGGTCAAGCTGCTCAGCCGTCGCTGGGTCATCGTTGATTCACTCGGCGAGAGCCAGGAAGTCACCGGTGAAGGGGTGATCGGCGCGCAGCCCGAGCTCGAGCCGGGCCAGTCGTTCGAGTACTCGAGCTATTGCCCGCTCACCACCCCATGGGGGACGATGGAGGGGCAGTACACCATGCGCCGCGACGACGGCTCGAACTTCCTCGCGACGATCGCGCGGTTCTTCCTCGTCGCGGAAGAGGACATGGACCCGGTGCGCTGA